From Branchiostoma lanceolatum isolate klBraLanc5 chromosome 16, klBraLanc5.hap2, whole genome shotgun sequence:
ATGAAGGATGTAAGGAAACAACGTGACAGTGCCAGGCGTGAACAACCAAGGACAAGAGAGGAGGATGGAAGAGGAGATGGACAGACAGAGTCGACAAGACTCTAGTTTTAGGGGAACAGGGATGatgatgaccaatcagcaccaaggacaaggatgATGATAagcaatcagcaccaaggacagggatgatgGTTactaatcagcaccaaggacagcgaAGATGATAACcaatcagcatcaaggacagggatgatggcaaccaatcagcaccaaggacaaggatgATGGTAACcaatcagaaccaaggacaaggATTGTGATAATCAAGaagaaccaaggacaggaatgatGGCAAccgatcagcaccaaggacagggattgTGATAATCAGGAagaaccagggacagggatgatggcaaccaatcagcaccaaggacaggattaGTAATAATAATTCAGTACCAAATTGTAATTTTGGGTTAAATCTTATTATTTAGTATCTTGCATCAGTTCACAGAAGACAATGGAACAGTAAGGAACATTGACATGTATTGGGAGTATATATCCTACATTGGTGAACATCTGTGAAGTTTTGAATATCTAGTCTAAGTGCCAACTGTGTACTGTGGGTGACCGTAAAAATTTAGTTAGACTgacatttgaatgtaaatataAAGAAAACATGGAAAGCAATAATGTTCTCAAGTGTAATTATATTTGTAAAAAAGTCGTTGATATTTACcaagaaaatgtttttatgCACTGAATATACTTTTGATTGTTTAGTTTAGACCCCATTAACATCTTGCTGTCGTACTAAGCACATTGGGTAGGGTTGGCTAAGAAACTACTAGTATACCAAATGGCCTCTGTTCAATTCAAGACATTTTACCATGCGGAgacaacagaaaagacaagAAGGTTTGGCTGTACACACTTTTGCCATCTTTCTCTGTCTGATATTAGTTGGTTGAAAAACTTGTggagaaaaatacaatttttttaaacatgagaCGTCAATTGATTACTTCCTGTCAATATGTCATTGTTCCCGGCCTGATGCCTCACGTTGCAGATCATGATCTATTTAGGATATTTGTAGGACGTTTGTAGTCAATTTAGCTAGTTTTAACAAATAAGATACATGTGTACTATCAAGAATATAAATCATAGTCCTCATTCCTCGTGTTAAAACAGGTGTTTTTTCAGACTTTGTGTATTTGGTGGTTTGCATTGTACTAATGTCAACTCAAAACATCTGTTAGAACATGTTGTCAACATTGTGGCCTATGTCATATAACTAGGGTAGACTGCAATCACAATAAACGTTACAGCTTTATCTTCATTTGTAAATGTCACAAGTAACATATTAGCTTAGGtagataacaaaacaaatagtGTGGGACGAATGCAATATGTGAGTTCCGCCGTTGGACGGAGGCACACCCTAACGACGTCACGTCTATTTTCGTCAGATCGGCCCAGGTCTCGGGCACAAGCAGGTACGTTAAAGGTTTGTATGAGCTTTTCGGCAACATTTAAAACCATTTCTACCCACAATCATGGGGGGATAGTCTTAAAATGTGTACAACAACATCTGTGTGTGTCACTAGTTTTTGTTCTAGGACAAAGAAGGGACTGCCTTTTCGGTGGTTTAATTTTCAAACAAGCTGTCTTTTCCCTCTTAAGTTTATAAGCTAGTATCATAACGTTAACAGTTTACTGCTACAAATCATTTTCAATGGCAATGCATATGGTATTTGGATAACAGGTCGTTGGTAGTGAAATCTTGTCTTGTTATTCTGTCTTTTAACCCGTACCTTTTATCATTGTATTGTCTTCTGTTAGTACCAACATGGAATATAGGTACCATATGGAATTGCTtgatcaaaacaaaatgacgGCTAGATCACGGAAACGTTGCCACTACTGAGTGGCGTTAGCAAAGTCGAATTAGCTCTGAAAGTCTTGTGCTTGAAAACGTGTCCAAATGTTCATTAACCTAGTTCCAAAGACCGTCGATTGTTCAATTCAACAGCCGTGGGATTGACCACTTTTAGCATAGGCCTCGGAGTGAGTGTTGTACCATGTGTATACCGTATGTATACCGGCCTTTTCTGTGGGATTGGAATACCGGCGAAATCGGGTGGGCGACCGCGCGCCCGAAGGAGGGCATCGGAGCGAGCGGTATTTTGAAGTTAGGGTATCAGAGCGGCTGTCGGGCAAAAGACGATGGGAAGCCGACGggagtacatgtactaatatttGCATAACCATAGGTCGGGATGTCTTGCGCAACTGTTCAGGCGGGGAAAAAAACTCGCATCATTGCACCCGGTTTACTTGTTTTATCTTAAATTGACATTTATGTGTATAATTTTCCAGGATAGCGTCACCTTAACAACAGTTACCTGATATCGTCACACTGATGCAACGATGACGTCATTTTCGACAACATCACGTCTCCCTGATTTAAGCGGCGACTATCAACCAACCCTCGCAACTATCGAAAACGGTATATTCCCTCCGTTAACCGTTCTCATGATCACTTCCCTGGAGCCTACAGTCTGGGGTCCGACGGTGCACCTTGTTCTGGCTGCCTTTGGTTCTGTGTTCAACGCTCTCGTCATCTACATCATAGCTAAGAAGCCGAAGATGAGGACCTATCCAAACATCTTCGTCTTGAACCTTGCCGTAGCCGACTTCGTCTTTTGCACGGTGGCAACTCCACTGGTATGGACCGAGGTCCTGCTGGGGAAACTAGGCGGCTGGCTGCAACACGTCTTCTTTGCAAGCTACGGGACAAGTGCTTTCGTCAGCTTGCTATGTCTGACTACACTGAGTATCGAACGCTACCAGGCTATTTCAGACCCCATAGGCCACATTGACCGCAGTTCGAGGAAACGCGCTTGGCTCATAAACGCCGGTTTATGGCTGGTAGCAACTGTGTTAAGTGTTCTGGGATATGTGTTTGTATTTTTACAGGCTACGTTCATACCTATGCTTGTTAGTTTTCTGATAACCTTTGTTATCCCTTTATTGATAATCTCTATATCATACATACTTTTGTTTAAGACCTTAAGGCAAAATAGAGGTCTGCCTGCTGGTTCTGGGAATGACATCAAGTCACGTAACCGCGTAACGAGGATGGTAACCGCCGTTGTTGTAGCCTTTGTTGTATCATGGCTGCCAGGACACATTTTAAACCTTGTGTACGTCTCAAGCACAACGGTAGACAATAGGGCATTGTCCTACGGAACTTGGGCGTGCTTCATGCTACAGATCGTCAACTCAGTCGCCAACCCGTTTCTGTACGCTCTGCTCGGAGAGAAGTTTGGGTTCTACATCAGAGAGATCATGTGTAGGAAGAGTGTAAGGAAACAACGTGTCAGTGCCAGGCTTGAACAACCGAAGGCACAAGAGGAGGATGGAAAAAGAGATGGACAGACAGAGTCGACAAGACTCTAGTTTTAGGAAAACAGGGACGatgatgaccaatcagcaccaagagcAGGGATGATggtaaccaatcagcaccaaggacggggatGGTGATAACCAATAAAGACCAAGGACAGAATAAATGATCACAAATTAGTACTAAATTGTAATTTTGGggtagattgtacatgtatgatttagTATCTTGCATCACTTCACAAAAGACAATGAAACAGTAAGGAACATAGGCATGTATTGGAAGTATATATCCTACATTGGCGAACATCTGTGAAGTTTTGAATATCTAGTCTAAGTGCCAACTGTCCACTGTGGGTGACCGTAAAAAGTTTGTTAGACtgacatttgaatgtaaagacaagagtcttaggacccaacaTCTCCTtgcaaatttgttttttattaaaccagttccccccattctgtATCCCTCAATGGTATGAGCCCCACCTGTCGGGcccaggagaagtgacccatTTAAATAGCTACTAACAGATTTGCCAtaatatgcaatggacaacactgcaaatatagatttcctcattacttatgcaaattaagtccaatatgcataatttgcagttcattgtatacatctctgtctaagctacctgcatagtaaataacatgaaaatctgtcgctcctttcttcagttattctccttaaaagattttgacaaatacgccattgcagaaccagtgacacataccagggggcccaaaatcgaccttgacctttctcctcccaacacctacccacataccaaatatcattacaatccacctacacgttctacagttatcctgactttaagcatccggtgacacaaacatgcaaacgcacgcaaagccttttttcatggagataataaagaaaacatggaaagcaattctgttctTAAGTGTAattatatttgtaaaaaaagtcgTTGATACTTACcaagaaaatgtttttatgCACTGAATGTACTTTTGATTGTTTAGTTTAGACCCCATTAACATCTTGCTGTCGTACTAAGCACATGGGGTAGGGTTGGCTAAGAAAATACTAGTATACCAAATGGCCTCTCTTCAATTCAAGACATTTAACTATGCGGAGATAACAGAAAAGACAAGAAGGTTTGGCTGTACACACTTTCTGTGTCATCTTTCTCTGTCTGTTGGTTGAAAAACTTGTggagaaaaatacaatttttttaaacatgagaCGTCAATTAATTACTTCCTGTCAATATTTCATTGTTCCCGGCCTGATGCCTCACGTTGCAGATCATGATCTATTTAGGATATTTGTAGGACGTTTGTAGTCAATTTAGCTAGTATTAACAAATAAGATACATGTGCACTATCAAGAGTATAAATCATGGTCCTCATTCCTCGTGTTAAAACAGGTGTTTTTTCAGACTTTGTGTATTTGGTGGTTTGCATTGTACTAATGTCAACTCAAAACATCTGTTAGAACATGTTGTCAACATTGTGGCCTATGTCATAACTAGAGTAGACTGCAATCACAATAAACGTTACAGCCTTATCTTCATTTGTAAATGTCACAAGTAACATATTAGGTTAGGTAGATAACAGAATAAATAGTGTGGGACGAATGCAATATGTGAGTTCCACCGTTGGACGGCGGCACACCCTAATGACGTCACGTCTATTTTCGTCAGATCGGCCCAGGTCTTGGGACAAACAGGTATACGTaactttgttgtttgtgtttttggcaACGTTTTAAGCCATTTTTACCTATAACATGGAGAATAGTTTAGAAATGTGTACAGTATTAGCTGGTGCCCCTTTGCTCAAGAACAAAGAAGGAACTTCATTTACCAACGGCGGTGCATATGCTTGAATGCCTTTGGCAGGCTGTCTTAACCTCTTCTAAAAGTTCATAATCACGTATCATAACGTTAACAGTTGACAACTGAAAGTGCGTTTGACGGCTTGGATGTTGAAATATCAGGTCGTTGGAAGTGAATGCTGTCTTGCCATGTTCTTTGTTCAGTCCTTAGATTTACCGTTGTACGTTTTTGTAAGTAAAAGTACAATGGTAGTGTATGGAATCATTgtgcaaaacaaaatggcggccgcAGTAGGTCAAACAAGGACAGGTTGACAAGACTGAGTGGAGGTTCAAAAGGCGACTTGGTTCTGAAAAGTTTGCCcacaatacatgtaaaataacaCATGTGCAAGTAAAGTCGGAGGTAGTGTTAGCTTAAATACGTTCCCACATTCTAGAAAGGTGCGGTGTTCCGTGTAGGACTGACCCTCATGCAAGACTCTGTCTTATCCCGGAAGTAGGCGTAGCTGAaggaaagtaaaacaaaagtacagtggCCCACAGACACATTCCCGCAGTGCCGAAAGCATAGCTGAAGCCTTTATAAAACTTGGCTTTGCTGTATGTCGTTTCCAACGTTCCTCCCCACCATGACATGAGAATACTGATAACTAGTAGAACCAGTCTATTTTGCTGGGAAGATGTCAAAGACTTAAGTATTGTAACAACGCAGAGCGTTTAGCTAATTGGAAAGGGTTAGGCTTCAAATGATATCTCTTAATCTGATTCAATTTGGCCGGCCCAATGTCAGAATAGCCAATCCTAATAGACAGTTTGAACTTCTTTTCCAGTATAGCGTCATCTTTAAAACAATTACGCTGCAACGTCACACTAACGCAacgatgacgtcatttccgggaACATCACGCCCGCCCGAAATCGGCGACAATCAGACCAGTGGACCCACCGGAAGTGGTTTCTTTCCTCCGTTTTCCGTTCTCACTTCCCTGGAGCCAACAGTCTGGGGTCCGACGGTGCACCTTATTCTGGCTGCCATCGGTTCTGTGTTCAACGCTCTCGTCATCTACATCATAGCAAAGAAGCCGAAGATGAAAACCTATCCAAACATCTTCGTCTTGAACCTTGCCGGGGCCGACTTCATCTTTTGCACGGTGGCAACACCATTGGTATGGACTGTGGCACTGCTTAGAAAATTGGGCGGCTGGCTGCAACACGTTTTCTTTGTAAGCTACGGGACAAGTGCCTTCGTCAGCGTGCTATGTCTCACAACACTGAGTATCGAACGTTACCAGGCTATTTCAGACCCGATAGGCCACATGGACCGCAGTTCGAGAAAGCGCGCTTGGCTCATAAACGCCGGTTTATGGGTGTTAGCAATTGGGTTAAGTGTTGTGGGgtatgtgtttgtatttttACAGGCTACGTTCATACCTACGCTTGTTAGTTTTCTGATAACCTTTGTTATCCCTTTATTAATAATCTCTATATCATACATACTTTTGTTTAAGACCTTAAGGCAAAACAGGGATCTGCCTTCTGGTTCTAGGAATGACATCAAGTCACGTAACCGTGTCACAAGGATGGTGACCGCCGTTGTTGTAGCCTTTGTTGTATCCTGGCTGCCAGGACACATTTTAAACCTGGTGTACGTCTCAAGCACAACGGTAGACAATAGGGCATTGTCCTACGGAACTTGGGCGTGTTTCATGCTACAGATCGTCAACTCTGTCGCCAACCCGTTTCTGTACGCTCTGCTCGGAGAGAAGTTTGGGTTCTACATCCGGGAGATCATGTGTAGGAAGAGCATCAGGAAACGACGTGGCAGTACTAAGCGTGAACAACCAAGGGTAAAAGAGGAGGATGGAAAAAGAGATGGACAGACAGAGTCGACAAGACTTTAGTTTTTGCCTTGGTCTTGGACCACTgtcatgcttaggtcacatttccaatccggggtccGACCGGActgtctttgggaacgaaaagtatgatataaatgacataaacaacaaaatcacaaagttaaaaacgtacaaaaaagtattttaagaCCTTACCTTGCAAGCTATGCTCTTTATTTTTGGTTCGTTTTGTGTagatgaatatgtacatgttaatatttattgatatacactttaattttttgtttcctCAAACATCCCGtccgggccccggttgggaaatgtgttAGTAGCGTTAATGGTATCCTTTGCTATTATGATGTAAGAGCGCCGCTGACCGTAAGGATTTAAATAAAGTCGAACTGGTGCTGACAATTGCCACAACACTAGATTCTCTCTAGCTCTGAGTATGATACGGTTGACCCATTTacatgtagcctggatgccagactgtttccagggcctacacacgCCAGCTTGGTTCTAGGGCCCAAGGGGATTTGAaccacagccccccccccccccccccccgccccctgaattagcctccatagcaggctctctgggtcTTTTGTTGGCtcatgatacactttttgctgatgacttctttttgtattgGGTTGTTTGTGAAGCCAGTCCGTAACCATATGGGCCTAACGTTTACAGGCtgactgcacaaacgacccagtacaaaaagaagtcatcagctaaAAGGGTATCATGAGCCCAAAAAACGCCCAGAgagtctgctatggaggctaaatatgaccaaggacattatatagtcctCGATATGACGGGGGGTTGCGTTTGGCCTGGTGCTTCTTGGTCGCTTTAAGTGACGAAGACGACACTCCCCAATAAAAAAACAGAATGATAATTCATTAGAAGGTAAATTTGCTAGTGTAATGTGAAATATTCGGTGAAGCAAATCTGACACTACTTTCCGAGACAGGGCAAGAATGAGAGTTTTGCTCTCTTCTGACCTCTGACCGAAAGGTCCCTGGAAAACTATGATTTGGTAGGCTGTTCAATCCAGTCGAACTACTGCTTACTATAATCGCAGAACACATAATTGTCTATGATAGGTTGACCCAGATACATATGTGTAAACAACCTCTTTAATCACTAAAAGCTCATGTCTATCTTATTCGTATCTCCAGGCTTTACCCAGTGTTGCATTGGCCTTTTTGTGAAGCACTTTAGAAACATGGCAACCGCTGTACAAACACTCCAGTCCTGTGAACACATTTGGTCCCTTCGCAGAGGTACAATAGAGTGGTTGGAGCGCCCTTCTAGTTCTTTGTTTGCAAACAAAACATCCAATTTGCATCTTgggaaaacaacaagaaaaaaaaagacaaacaacgACGTACACACAACAGAGTTGTACACAACAGAGTTAGCGCCTGAATAGCTCGCTTGTGATTGACGTGAGGTACAGACGACCGTCAAACACCGTGACGAGAAGGTGAGTAATTGTGTTAAGGAGCTTGAACATGCTCTGGTGGACAGTCAGACAGGCTGAATGTGATTAGGAAATAGCTCCCAACCACCACAGCAGTTTCCGGCGAATTTCATTTCTTTCCGCAAGAGCTTGGGGATCAAACCTGTGGCCTCGGCTTGTGAAAACCCAAACCCGGGACAGAAGAGGACTTCGTGTTTCCTGAGGTAAGAAATTACTCTATTCACGTGTCCAATCTAAcggtaaaaaaaagatattgtaaGGACCCAGGATGTCGGAACATGTTAACCTGTGCCAAATGCCTTCCATAATTTTGAAAAACTATGAAAGTTAGGCTGTGTTAAAAATACATACAGTAAGGGTTGTTGGAGGGATGTTAAAGTGAAGGTATTTGATTTCTGACTCGCTAATACATGTCAAAAACAACGTCTTGAAATCAAAAGACGTGTGTCAACAGACAAGGAAATAGCGTTGTGTAAAATAGCGCCGTTTCATATGCTGTTTCTCAACTTAGCCCAGTTAGTTTATCTTGTTCTTTTTATCATATATAAGCGTCAGAGATCAAAAGATCATAGTCTTAAGGAAAGGCTAGCTGTAGAGTTCGCGCCTGCATAGTCCATGGCAACAACACAAACGTTACCCTCCGACAAGGCGAAGGAAAGAACAGAATGAGGAATACTGGATTAATGCGGGACATCATAGGCATGGTAGAGTTCGTACTTCTCGATCAGGCTATTGTTAAAAGGAGGAAGTGTTCCCTAATTCGACCCATGTGGCAGGTAGTACGTCCATCATAGTAGGACGATACTTCTAATGGTATGTTGTCACCTGCTAGCTTTCTGTCTGcaagtaatctccaaacaggTCTAATGCCAGTAACTGAAACTGGGAGCTATAAAAGCGTATTCTCCAATAAAGTTAGAAGGCTTCCGAACTAAGCCAAGAAGACCATTTGTAACAAAACAGGGAGCTAGAAAACATATTAAGGACTTTCCCTtctgacatctgcttgaaacGTAGTTTTCAAGGACACTTTACAACCATGTTGCGACCTTGGTAATCCAAGTAGATGTTAGAGGGCCAAATCGCCACGTTTACGAGCGGCTTTCCTGGTTTAGAATAAGTTAGAATGTCTTcctacatctgtttggagattacgtCTATGAGATCGTCCTTGAAGTCGACACGCAACATGCTATTTCTGTCCTGTGACGTCATGTGGGACTTTACGCTCCCCTGGGGAGGGTGTATCAGGTGATGACCGCTTTTGTGTTACCATGATACCGCACACACAATGCACAGGTGGAATTGCGGTGTCCTGCCTTCTAtcttctgtgtttttgtgacatCGATAGTGTTTATTCACTGACATCTAGAGATACAAATATAGCTGTTATTTCGCCTAATTAGTATGTCAGATAACAAGAATGACACTCCAATGGCACAAACATCATTACCTCAAGATTCACCGCTACCGAAGGTTATgtttctatgtatgtatgtatgtatgtctgtgtatgtaagtatgtgtgtttgttggtttgtgtgtgtatgtatatatgtatgcatgtttgtgtgtgtatgtatgtatgtgtgtctgtgttaccGTATTGCTGCATACTTTGCTGGCATAACTGAAAACAATGGATGGATTGTGGTGACACTTGCAActtggaaagacgaaggtcaaggaaCATTTTGGACCTTCATTCTAGCAAGCAGCTTCAGTTGTTAGACCAATAGTCCGCTGATAGTCGATTAGTATAGTAGTTGTGTAAACATACTGCATTTACCCATTTTGTGCAGTAACAAGCAGTAAAGATCATATACCCATGTTATGGGCATCATACACACAGTGAAATGTCCCATCacgttttttttaattctcTCTTTTAGTAACCCCTAATATTCTGACTATCCACAGGGCAACACTAAGAAGAATCTAAAGTAAACAAGAGCGAATCAACATGGGGTCTAGAACAATGCTTGCAGTCTGCTTAGCTGTGGTTTCGGTCTTCATAACCAAACAAGGGCAGGTAAGAGGACAAATTCTTCCGGCTGTGTGTCAGGTCTGGACCTCAACAACTGTGCAGTGTACAGGGTTGGATCCAGCGCGTTCAAATCTGACTCAAATACCGCCCGGCATCCCCGAGTCTGTCATCACCTTGAACCTCAATGGAAACAACATCACTGAACTACACAACGATTCTTTCAAAGGGCTAAGAAACCTGAGGTACTTATATCTGTCAAGAATGCATCTTAAGACCATCGATGTTGATGATTTCGCGGGGTTAGATAGCTTGGAACGACTAGAGTTGACCAGAGGAGTGCCAGACATATTGTACACGTTTTCCCTTCATGATGGAATGTTCAAAGATCTGCGAAACCTGGAACGTCTGGACGTTGACACATACACAGATACGATCAGTGAGGGTGTGTTCAGGGGTTTGACAAGTTTAAAGATTTTATATCTCGCGGTGGCAAACGTTGACTATATACCTGACCACGCATTTGATTCGTTGACTTCATTGGAAGTACTTGACATTGTAGAACG
This genomic window contains:
- the LOC136421870 gene encoding somatostatin receptor type 5-like, with protein sequence MTSFSTTSRLPDLSGDYQPTLATIENGIFPPLTVLMITSLEPTVWGPTVHLVLAAFGSVFNALVIYIIAKKPKMRTYPNIFVLNLAVADFVFCTVATPLVWTEVLLGKLGGWLQHVFFASYGTSAFVSLLCLTTLSIERYQAISDPIGHIDRSSRKRAWLINAGLWLVATVLSVLGYVFVFLQATFIPMLVSFLITFVIPLLIISISYILLFKTLRQNRGLPAGSGNDIKSRNRVTRMVTAVVVAFVVSWLPGHILNLVYVSSTTVDNRALSYGTWACFMLQIVNSVANPFLYALLGEKFGFYIREIMCRKSVRKQRVSARLEQPKAQEEDGKRDGQTESTRL